The following are encoded together in the Nitrospirota bacterium genome:
- a CDS encoding NAD(P)H-binding protein: protein MNSGEETNQRVALLAGATGLVGSEILRLISDDEKIVEVRALVRRPLPEEDRRPCVRELVTGFDDLKDHPDWFKVDLVFSALGTTIAKARSPEAFRRVDFDYPLAIARAARAAGAVHFLLVSALGADPRSRFFYNRVKGELEEAVIALGFPSVTIARPSLLLGDRKERRFGEEFAKRFAWLAPPGYAPVRASQVAAALVRAAREAAPGVQILENKRLRLSGR, encoded by the coding sequence ATGAATAGCGGTGAGGAGACTAATCAGCGGGTTGCTCTGCTTGCGGGCGCGACAGGGCTTGTTGGCAGCGAGATCCTGCGCCTGATTTCAGACGACGAAAAAATCGTGGAAGTGCGGGCGCTGGTGCGGCGGCCGCTGCCGGAGGAGGACAGACGGCCGTGCGTCCGGGAACTGGTGACTGGCTTCGATGACCTGAAGGACCATCCCGATTGGTTCAAGGTCGACCTTGTCTTCAGCGCTCTCGGTACAACGATCGCGAAGGCCCGCTCTCCGGAAGCCTTCCGCAGGGTTGACTTCGACTATCCCCTCGCCATCGCCAGGGCGGCGCGCGCTGCGGGCGCCGTCCATTTTCTGCTCGTGAGCGCCCTTGGAGCGGATCCCCGTTCACGCTTCTTCTATAACCGGGTCAAAGGCGAGCTCGAAGAAGCGGTTATTGCTCTCGGCTTTCCTTCGGTCACGATCGCACGTCCTTCGCTCCTCCTGGGAGACCGGAAGGAGCGCAGGTTCGGTGAAGAGTTTGCCAAAAGGTTCGCCTGGCTCGCGCCGCCAGGGTATGCGCCCGTGCGGGCTTCCCAAGTGGCTGCGGCGCTCGTGCGGGCCGCGCGGGAGGCCGCACCGGGAGTGCAGATACTGGAGAACAAGCGTTTGCGGTTGTCCGGCAGGTAA
- a CDS encoding P-loop NTPase, whose protein sequence is MKKAHESGVIFSVGGGKGGVGKSILSIALGTALAREGRSVVLADLDLGAANLHTYLGILGRTPTIADFILNKVPSLENLVVETPERNLGLISGAEFVPGITSPAHWIKLKLMRHLRALPADYIIIDLGAGVHFNTLDFFGISDRGVVITAPEPGAVMNAYSFIKGALFRRMQNIFKNHPDIAAIIEAETKTAGSDRRFTLEWFGETLERAAPDLLPILGEIEQSFTPALVINRAPQGQTHLLVKNLIALCTEKLGVSLDHVGDLPDVREISNHLLNVPRFFNLSEGASYYGAAREIAARLTQGGAAGQEKKAGTFDFSDEEREEILRFIDTLDERVFSAATRNTWKLRLFFKPSDVIGYLVSRGVTHRLFSNSA, encoded by the coding sequence ATGAAAAAAGCTCACGAAAGCGGCGTCATTTTCTCCGTGGGCGGCGGGAAAGGCGGCGTGGGGAAGAGCATCCTCTCCATTGCGCTCGGCACCGCGCTGGCCCGCGAAGGCCGCAGCGTGGTGCTTGCGGACCTGGACCTCGGCGCAGCGAATCTTCACACCTACCTCGGCATCCTCGGCCGTACGCCGACCATCGCGGACTTCATCCTGAACAAGGTGCCCTCCCTCGAGAACCTGGTCGTCGAGACGCCGGAGCGGAACCTCGGTCTGATCAGCGGCGCCGAGTTCGTGCCGGGCATCACGAGCCCCGCGCACTGGATAAAGCTCAAGCTCATGCGCCATCTGCGGGCGCTCCCGGCCGACTACATCATCATTGACCTCGGCGCGGGCGTCCACTTCAACACCCTCGACTTCTTCGGCATCTCTGACCGCGGCGTTGTGATCACGGCGCCCGAGCCCGGGGCGGTGATGAACGCCTACAGCTTTATCAAGGGCGCGCTCTTTCGCAGGATGCAGAACATCTTCAAGAACCACCCGGACATCGCGGCAATCATCGAGGCCGAGACGAAGACCGCGGGCAGCGACAGACGGTTCACGCTCGAATGGTTCGGGGAGACGCTGGAGCGCGCGGCCCCGGACCTCCTGCCGATCCTGGGCGAGATCGAGCAGTCCTTCACCCCGGCGCTCGTCATCAACCGGGCGCCCCAGGGCCAGACGCACCTCCTGGTGAAGAACCTGATCGCCCTCTGCACCGAGAAGCTCGGGGTCTCTCTCGATCACGTGGGCGACCTGCCCGACGTGCGCGAGATCTCGAACCACTTGCTGAACGTACCCCGGTTCTTTAACTTGTCCGAGGGCGCGTCCTACTACGGGGCCGCGCGGGAAATCGCCGCCCGGCTGACCCAAGGGGGAGCCGCCGGGCAGGAGAAAAAGGCCGGCACCTTCGATTTCAGCGACGAGGAGCGTGAGGAGATCCTGCGTTTCATCGACACGCTCGACGAGCGCGTGTTCAGCGCTGCGACCAGGAACACCTGGAAGCTGCGGCTGTTCTTCAAGCCCTCCGACGTTATAGGGTACCTCGTCAGCCGGGGCGTGACCCACCGGCTCTTCTCGAACTCCGCCTGA